The genomic region TTGTAACCTATTTTTTGCCAATTTACTTGCGCCCGTTGTTCCCAGCAGATTTCCTCTTAATTGATCTCCAAGTTCATATCAAGCTTGGTAGTCAACATATCCATCAAAGTCTCATTAGAGATGGCCATCGCTGAAGATCCGATAGACAATTACGCAGATGCCCTAGCCGACCTCGCCACCTATGTATCAAACCAATAGCCCAACGTTGTAACCTGCAGCAAAGAAACCCAAGATGCATCAAATAACTACCCGTACTACAtgccaaaagccgaaaaacttcCAATTCACATGAGTCTTTCAAAACCCACCAAGATTCAAAACGAAAAGGACGTACAATCGGTCGTAAAAGTTGGGCAGTGTCAATAAGCAAAGGACAATGGTCCGAAAAAGAGTGTGGAAGATGCCATAGAGAGTAAGATGGAAAAAGATCCTACCAAGTCGAGTTTGCTAACCCTTTATCTAGTCACTCCTTAATGTTATTATCAACAAAGTTACCCCGTTCCCATATAAACCACGGTCCAGTATACCCCAGATCGTCCAACTGACAATCCGCCAAGACAGATTGAAATTCCTCCATCTGCCATTCCTCCCAGAGAGTGGCTCACTGCTTTTTAAAAGAGAAGAGAATCTCAAACATTgaaatccttttttttttctcatgcaAACTATTGAAATTCCTAAAATGTTAAGCGTTGTTAATGATGAATGGGTTTTTTTAAATTAATGATCAATGATTGTACTTTAATAAAacgaaaaaataatttttataaacttttataaaatatttaatttatttttataaaattttatggttttaattaatttataattattattttaaaatttaattatttttaatttttaatttttgtgattCCAGAATGAATCTAGACAATTGTATGTCTAGATTCAAATGAACGTGGTTAACTAGTTGTCTAAACTCTTTGTATACTTATTTTaagaataattttttatttttttgaaaatttttatttttgttgacgTGGCACTATCACATTAGCCTTCAGTAATGATGTGGAACTACCACATCAACGATTACTAATTGTTGACGTGGCGTCTGTTAATGATCACGTCAAGATTATTGTTAACTAGTAATGATCAATGTTAGTCAAAGGGCTTATTTGGTCAGTTTTGTTAATATAGGGCTCAATTGGGGTGCAAAAAGTTTATAAAAGCATAATTGATTTTTTTGAGAAAGTTTGAGGCCAAAAATATCAttcaaccttttattttatttttaaaatttgaatattaaaaatatttattatatttaagtttaagggtaaaaatgtccttataaaaaaacaattaaattCTCAATTAAGCTCTTAAGAATACACTCAATCGAACCCTTaatgataaagaaaaaaaaaaaccaactagGTCTATCTcgataattaaaatattcattaAACAATTTGACTGTTAATAGACATTTACAGGACTAACAAAATGAATGAGAAACTAATACATGACATGCCACTTGGACAAATATACGTaccatatatttaaaaaattaaaatcataaaagttatgaaaatatatttaaaatacacATCTAGAATGAAGTTGGACAAATGAatatttaagtttatttaaatTTGGAGATCTATTTGTCAAGTTCATTCTAAATGTAGTtcagaatattataaaattttatatattatttaaaaaaagttgtaaaatattataaaattataataattaacagTAATTCATAAAAATTCTAACAAACTACAAAATATCATAAAATGttttaaatattaaaagatagataaaatattataaaatataaaaatattatcgaAAATTTATCTATGTCATGTGCTCTTATATACCCCATTTTGCCTTGCAATAGAATTTTGAAATTgcaaaataaacacaaaagtcATGTTATTTGATTTTCGTAATTCAAGCTGGCATTCATCAAAAATCTCAAATTAATAAGAAAAATTGTTTTAAGAGGTTATTGTGTTCATTTTTATATGAATTATGAGTACAACTAATACATACAAATTTGATTTTTCATTAACTAAAAGTATAATAAATTTGTTATGTAAGTTTTTAGGCTTAATTTGATTTACATatcattaaattaatatattacatcattgtaaatgtttaaatttttgtaaatttgaataattattaactttgaatatttattatacatatataataattgcaataatttttcttttatattcataaataatgtttttaaaatttatttaattcataatttataaagatatattgttatttataatttttaatataattatataatatttaaaatacattttcataactTCGGACTTTTTTAGGTTTTAAGTATGACCTATCTCGGGCTTAAGCTTAGATCGATCTCGGGTTTGGATCTTCTTGAACTCAAGTTTTCTTAAGCTCGAATCAACACTGATGGGTTTTCGAGTTCAAGCCTACTTTGATGGTTATATTTACAATGGAGTGGAACATGTTTAACTTTGATTTTAACCACAAATTAATTAATAATCATAAAAGATTTGATACAAACCTCCAACCTTTAAAGTATAAGAAAGAAAAAGTGCAAATCATTTTTTAAGGCGAAACGATTATTATTCCAGAAAAAATTTCTAGGAAAAGCTTTCCAATTCTTATACATGTAAGAGCTGATGACTTGGTGAGTACGTTCCTGGAGAGGCATGTCTATAAGCAGCCCTGTAGGAGCTCCATTCGGCTTGGAATGACGGTTGGAGACTGCTAGATGATGCCATCACGGCTGATAAAGATTGAAATGCTAATAGAGAAGTCCAATCTTAAAAAACAAAGAAGCATCATGATTTTATATGCTTCAATAATCCATACAATACGTTGTTGAAGTACAGCAAATGAACAAAATAAGCAAGCTTAACCAAAATCTTGCAAAACCCAGAAATAGTTTTCAAGTATAGACACCAAAAAGATCAAATCTTGGAGTAAAGAGTTGATATTTTTGGTACATTGTTTGTTTGAAGGATATGTGTTGTAGAGGGTTCAAAGACCCTGACTTTGAgggcaaaattttgattttaattttatcgTGTTTCATATTTGTCTAACTTTTTCAAGTGCATTTTAAATAATCTTCATGTGATGCTTGTAAGAATTTTATGTAGACCAAACTTATTAGAATTGGTGGTGACTTGTAAAACTCTTTTTATATGTATACATCTTATACCAAATTAAATCTTAGTGAACAAATTTGGTGAGAATTTTAAGTACTGTTTATGGTACAAGTTTTTAAATTAAGTAAGTAGGTAACCTTCTCTTATTTtggataaatatatttgtatatcTTAAATCAAACCTTGCCTCCTTATATATATTTGCttaatttagattttttttctgattttgaaaaatattaccATATAAATAAATTGttagataaattaaattttttttcctttttcatctcttgctttgtttattttattataatttgtttGGTGTATTATTGTTGATAGGAAAAGTAATTtcgatttttatttataatttttatttacttaCGCAACAACAATAACAAAAACAAAATGATTATTTTCTAAGATATTCTAATGCATGATTTTAATTTCGTTTTCAATGATATTTACATAAAATTATGAACTAAGTCATCATCATGGCAACCAATTTTTTACTGAATGAATGCCTTCAACATTTGAGGCATGGGGTCCCATTCTAGATTCTATAATATGTATTATGTCCATTTTGTGAATTAACTAATGAGTAGGCAATAAAATGTTGGTAAAAtggttttattataaaaatattgtatTGGTCTCAAGCAATGAAGAAGAAGCCACTTATTATGACTTGTAAAGTCCAATTCACGAgcctatatattttaatttaaaagaaaaagttaTGGATAGGTTTGTTTTGTAAATTGGTCCAACCCAACTATTAGCCCATTTTATTGTTTACTTAGTAAAAAAGTATAAAATTGGGAGCCCAAATGGTTAATGGAATAATTTGGTATTACACTTTCCCATTGGGTCGTCTTCAGTGATACAACTCCAAACCCTATCAACCTAATATTCCTCAAATGTTCCAACAAAGCTTTAATACTTTTTCAATGGTACGAGTTAGAAAAGAGATTGTATGAAATTGTGATTCCTTGTTTCTTTTCAATAGAGAATGACAAACTcgtaaaatcacaatttcatacaactatttttttGTGATGATTTTTCATTGGTTGCCCATAAAAATAACAATTTTCAATTGAAATAGGTTTTGTTAACCatagattttaaaatttgtagAAATCTAGGATTTTGATTATGAGAAATCATAAGGTATGATTGCAACTCTCATCCTTGTCTATTATAAACTACAAGTGTTGGCCAAAgaaagctattgctgaaattcacCAAATTGGTCGCTCACATTAATATCCTGTGGGAAATTGACAGTTCCCAAATGCTGCAAAACCAAGACATGAAAAACTGCATGAGTGAATTAATTTGAAGGTAAATAAGAAAAAGGATAGAAGAAATACGTACAGGGACGTTGGGTGGAGACGTAAGCGGTACCGCTGAAAAAGCATGACCCACTCACACGTGCCTTCTTTTGATAGTAACTATTGTAAGCATACGAGGCATGTGCGACGAGTGAATTTGGATTATAACAAGCACCATTTGGTTGAATTGGCCCACAATCAGCCCCTCCCTCACCACAAGCATAATCCAACCCCTCCTGCAGCTCCTCCGCCTCAGCGTTGGGGCTGGCCATGCACCATGTCTGCCCTGACGTCGCCTTTGACACTCCTCCCCCGTTGTTCACAGGCGCCGTCTGATTCACGTTGCTCGCCGGTGGTGACTGGTTACCATTCAGCCCCTTTTGTGATAACGGTATGTTATATACCCTTTGCTCATTAGGGTAAAATAACCCATAGTTTCTCTCTGATGTCGGACCTGGTTTTTGGTTCTCGTTAAATAAAGCAAATATGTATACATTGAGTGGATCGTTGGGCCTCAAAGGGGTTCCATTTCCGGTCAAAACTCTTCGTACTAAGTTACCATTATACGCCGCCGCGTTGTCTTGGCTTGCACCAACTTCACCCGCATCCCCGGCGGAAGGCCACCCTGTCTCCGTCACCACCAACTTTAAGTCATCATATGTAAGAGCTGACATGGCGGCATAAACGGCGTCGACTTGAGCTTCGAAAAGGCTTTTGTATCTCAACCCGTTACCAGAATCAACCACCCCGGGATTGTCTTTGAACAAAGAGTAGTCGAGTGAGATAGTTTTACTGTTATCTTTGTATGCGAAGAAAGGATAAACATTGACCATGAGGTAGGACCCGGTTTTTCTCAAGAAATCCAACATGGGTATAATCGTAGATTGTACCTGGTCCGGTTTGAACGAACCGGCCGATGCAGGGTACGAGTTTCCCAAGCAACTGATAGCAACAGGGGTTGAGACTTTGATGTTGGAATCCAACTTTAATTTAACCAGTGAAGCCTGGATGGTTTTCATGGCGGGTACAACGAATTTTGTCGTGTCAGTTATATTCTCCGCGATAACTTCGTTTCCGATAGCTATCGCTTCGATCTTCGTTGCAGGGTAGTACTTAGCTATGTTGGCTTGAACCCAACCGTCGGAAAATGACTGATCATTGGCCGCCGAGGCGAGCTGTTCGTTCGGAAGACAGACAACCACGCTGATCCCCGAGTTTGCCAAAGCTGTTAGGACCGCAGAGTCGCTATCGAATATCTTCACTTTCGCCACGCCCTGTGATTTCAACAGTTGCACGACTTTGTCCGGTGGTGGCAAGTTGTCGGCCACTCGACCATAGTTAATCCCAACCGAACCAGCATCTGCAAAAATGAAAAGACAAAACATTGAGTTCCATAGTTAATCTACAGAGATTGAACTTTgaagttcatatatatatatatatatatatatatatacctgaaACAGCAATGGCTGAAAGGAAAAGAATGAGAAAGGAGAAAAAAGATAGGGAAGCCATGCCCTGTTCTTGGGAAGGAATACCAAATCTAATGATAGAGAAAATGGGGAGTTTAAAcgtagttatatatatatttagaggGTTAGTGGGAAAAGGAAAAGAGTTGGGATTGAAATCCAATGGAAGCCACACCAATCTTAACCCTTTTCTCGCTACTATTTTTAGGTTAGTTTTACATGAGTCGACATACTGTTTCTCCGTTTTAAATTTACATTCAGTAATAGTAGTTCACTTACGTCGGATCTCATCCATGAATTGTGGAAGTTAAGTTAGCTCCCATTAGCAGCAAGGACATATGATCATAGCCATACATCATAAGCCAATTAGAAGATTGTTAACCTCATGTTTTACATTGATGATTATGGAAGTTAGGAATTTTACTTAAAAAACTAGCTCTCCTCTTAAATTCGTAGGTTGAGTTGACAACCAATTGATGTTTGGTTTTGTTATaggatcaaattggagtaaattcCTCTAAAAATCATTAATGTGGTTGGGAAGTGACATGTTTTTGCTATTCCAAGTTAACTATTTTGCCTATCTTCATTcccaatatataaataaataaataaccagCCATGTTGGGTGGGTCAGTTGGTAAGGAAATGAAATCAATTTTTATGAAGAACATTCAATGTGAAATTTTACGTAGGTACAAATTTAGTTTCCATACTACAAGATGATTGTAACTTTTCTTAGTCACAAAGATTTCACTTCAAAATCATGTTTGTTTTTTTAACGTGTTCCTTCATTTTGATTTAGGGTGTAAAAAATGTACTATTAATTAAAGCAAGAGTCTAACCAAAGTTTCatcttatatatatacttaaaataAGTTTAATGGAGTTTATACCATAATCATAAAGATTATGTTTTACCATACATATTGCAAAAAAGGTGAAAATTTACAGGTCAAGCCATTGGTTTAGGAAGATAATATCATGATTTATTGCCCACCCCATTACccctatatatatatttggtagaCTTTGTATCCATTAATGGGTTTATACTATCACGCTAGCTAACAAGTCTTCCAATTTCACATGATTGATTCAACCATTTATTTCGgttgtaaatatatataaataattgtttagaaatatatttttaaataaatgatatatgttttaaATTCAATGTAACTTCTCTTTAAATCCAAAATTTAAACTTGTTTTTTTACAAGAGTTCAAAATTTTGGCAACTCAATTCCCATCTTAACAGCCATAATAGAGAGAATGAATTTGGAtaagatttttttaaataaaaaaaaaagagagtatgTTTTCAATTTCGTCTTCAAGTTTGTAGAATATCAATTTTCCAATATGGAAAGGATTAAGATAAGATAAGAGCTGCAATTTGCATGTAGCACTCCACTTTCGGCGTGAAAATATTTGTAGGGGTTGTTTATTGGTTAAATTTAGTGTATTAATTGATAGGTTTTTGAAAACTTTTTCCCTAAGACTTTGTCCAATTTATTGgtattaaagtttttttttctttttttttttttacttataaaTTTTTTTACATATAAGAGTTGAAGGTAGGAGTGGTTTAAGAATCAAATTTAGAATATAGTTGAATATTTGAATATATTATTCTATGTGAGTTAAATTGGTTTAACTCATAATTTCTTCTCAACTTTTAAATAGAAAGGAAAACGCGTTTAAGCGCATTCGAATCTATATCCTTCTTAATTGTTGCATTAATAACGATGTTGACTTAACTAAGACTTAATCGACATATGTACTGTTGGGGATTGACCTATATATGcaataagaaaataaaagtaaaagtagAGAAGATCAAACACACAAATATTTAGGTGGAAAATTCCTCCAAAGAAGAGGAAAAATACTAAGGGTAAAAGAGACTTCACTAAATGAGCAAAAACTGAAAAAGTACAAGATGAAGATAATCTCAACAAATAAACCTAGATCCGGAAAGAACAAAGCATTCTGGCTAAAACCTGAAATTCCCTAAAACTTACAAAACTCTTTCAACCTCAAATATGATAAAGATGATTAATCTAGGTTACAACAACCCCTTTtttaggctaaattcataggttaaACACAACTAAATAACCAtagactaatcagagtttaaTTGGGAAACAATAGCAAAGTTTAACTAAGGGAAGAAAAACCCGATTGAATTGGGGAACACGTCGCCACATCGTATGTCCTTTGTTGGGACGTCATTTTCTTCTCGTCAAGACGTTGACTCTTCCTTGTCACAATGTCGATTTGTAAATACGAGGCACACTCCACAAATTTCCACCTTGACTTGTATTTTCTCATGCCTCCTTTTTTGAGCCCATCATGGGCCTATCTAAACCTTTGCAGGATACTTACCAAGTCCAAACCGGTGTTTGAACTTGAAAACTGGAAGACTCTTAATTGCATATTCATTGCCTAACCAAAAAGAGTCAAATTTCTTAAATTGACGTCGAGTCAACT from Gossypium arboreum isolate Shixiya-1 chromosome 1, ASM2569848v2, whole genome shotgun sequence harbors:
- the LOC108482241 gene encoding glucan endo-1,3-beta-glucosidase 7-like, with the protein product MASLSFFSFLILFLSAIAVSDAGSVGINYGRVADNLPPPDKVVQLLKSQGVAKVKIFDSDSAVLTALANSGISVVVCLPNEQLASAANDQSFSDGWVQANIAKYYPATKIEAIAIGNEVIAENITDTTKFVVPAMKTIQASLVKLKLDSNIKVSTPVAISCLGNSYPASAGSFKPDQVQSTIIPMLDFLRKTGSYLMVNVYPFFAYKDNSKTISLDYSLFKDNPGVVDSGNGLRYKSLFEAQVDAVYAAMSALTYDDLKLVVTETGWPSAGDAGEVGASQDNAAAYNGNLVRRVLTGNGTPLRPNDPLNVYIFALFNENQKPGPTSERNYGLFYPNEQRVYNIPLSQKGLNGNQSPPASNVNQTAPVNNGGGVSKATSGQTWCMASPNAEAEELQEGLDYACGEGGADCGPIQPNGACYNPNSLVAHASYAYNSYYQKKARVSGSCFFSGTAYVSTQRPSFGNCQFPTGY